In Bactrocera oleae isolate idBacOlea1 chromosome 5, idBacOlea1, whole genome shotgun sequence, a genomic segment contains:
- the LOC106622899 gene encoding high mobility group nucleosome-binding domain-containing protein 5 — MAAKLLTLLISAFLLLSLLSNNINVNAAETKTGVEDDLGLDHLNDKANEALADPIDEQESKNVSDKTVDEKDDVEVENKNKDEEETAKELSANEGDGVGEESDQAVNKEDVDNSQDKRGKKGGGRRRRRNNLRNRGTNPGTAEASLQELPVSENEQEEEEDIEIEPTTENIEDSQTATKTVIQKSKTNKRGSKGSKNQKKRGTAFKKPNAAKLKARPARRQQAKSAKRSTKKFMSNGKQFPKNNKGKAASSKSQRQKGRGGRRSKFGKRN; from the exons ATGGCTGCGAAATTATTAACTTTACTCATTTCCGCTTTTCTATTACTGTCTTTGCTCAGTAACAATATCAATGTGAATGCAGCAGAGACAAAAACTGGTGTCGAAGATGATTTGGGTTTAGACCATTTAAATGATAAAGCAAATGAAGCTCTCGCAGATCCAATTGATGAGCAAGAAAGCAAAAATGTCAGCGATAAAACAGTCGATGAAAAGGATGACGTAGAGGTAGAGAATAAGAACAAAGATGAAGAAGAAACCGCCAAAGAGTTGAGTGCAAACGAAGGTGATGGAGTTGGCGAAGAATCGGACCAAGCTGTAAATAAAGAAG atgTCGATAACTCTCAAGATAAGAGAGGAAAAAAAGGCGGCGGTCGTAGACGAAGACGTAATAACTTGAGAAACCGTGGAACAAATCCAGGAACTGCCGAAGCCAGTCTCCAAGAACTTCCTGTGTCCGAAAATgagcaagaagaagaagaggacATTGAAATAGAACCAACAACAGAGAATATCGAAGATTCACAGACTGCTACTAAAACTGTAATACAgaaatcgaaaaccaataaacgGGGTTCAAAAGGAAGTAAAAACCAGAAAAAGCGTGGAACGGCTTTTAAGAAACCGAATGCCGCGAAACTTAAAGCACGACCTGCGCGAAGACAGCAAGCAAAATCTGCAAAACGAAGTACTAAAAAATTCATGAGCAATGGAAAACAGTTTCCGAAAAACAACAAAGGTAAAGCGGCGAGCAGTAAAAGCCAGCGACAGAAGGGACGCGGTGGACGAAGATCAAAGTTCGGAAAGAGGAActaa